The Streptomyces sp. V4I8 genome includes the window GGGGCCCGCCGTCCCGGGACGAGGGAGGCGACCGCGGCACGGGCGCTCGGGGGGCAGTCCGGCGCGGGCTCCTCCGGGGGCGGCTCATGGCCGTGGGAGACCATCGTGCGCTCCCCCTCGTACGCCATCGAGACCGTCACCGGCGAGTGCCAGCCGGGCACGGTGCGCGACGGCGAGAGGTCGATGCCCTCGCCGTGCTCCAGCGCGTCCCAGCAGTACTCGCCGTAGTGGTCGTCGCCGAAGGCCGCCGCGAGCGAGGTCTTCAGGCCGAGGCGGGCCAGGGCCGTCGCCATGTTCGCCACGCCGCCGGGGCTCGACCCCATGCCGCGCGCCCATGACTCGGTGCCGCGCACCGGGGCGGAGTCGAGGCCGGTGAAGATGATGTCGAGGAAGACCGTGCCGGTGAGATACACGTCCCAGGGCGGGTCGGCGGGTGTGCGCAGGCCGGCGAGGGGGTCGACCTGGCTCCGGCGGTACGGCTTCCCTGCCCTGGACGTCGGCCCCTGGGGCGAGGGTCCCTTTCCGTTTCCGGTGGGCGCGGTGGGCCCGGTGGGCGTGGTCACGGTGCGCTCCCTGACGTGGTGCTGATCTGGCCAGTGTGCACCACCTCACCGACAACGCCACCTCACCACTGACAACGCCGCCGCGATCCTGCCCGAGACCCCGGTGGACGACCTCCCCGGGCCGGTCGGCGGGGCGCTACCAGCGCGGCACCGAGGGCGTGACCCAGCCGGGTTCGGCGACCCGCATGGCGGCCGCGTCGTCGCGGTCCCGGAGCGAGCCGTCGTCTTCCAGCCACCGCCGGTGCAGCTCCGCCAGCCGCTCGCGGTCCAGCTCGACGCCGAGGCCGGGCGCGTCGGACACGGCGACCTTGCCGCCCTCGAAGGTGAGCCGCTCGGTGAGGACGTCCTCGGACTGCCAGGGGTAGTGGGAGTCGCAGGCGTGGTGGAGGTTCGGGACGGTGGAGGCCACGTGGGTCATCGCGGCCAGGGAGATGCCCAGGTGGGTGTTGGAGTGCATGGACACCCCGACGCCGAAGGTGCGGCAGATGGCCGCCAGCTGCTGGGTGTTGCGCAGCCCGCCCCAGTAGTGGTGGTCGGAGAGGACGACCTGCACGGCGTCCCGCGTGAACGCCTCCTTGATCTCGCTGAACGTCGTCACGCACATGTTGGTCGCCAGCGGCACGCCGGTCCGCGCGGCGACCTCTGCCATGGCGTCCGTGCCGAGGGCCGGGTCCTCCAGGTACTCCAGGACCTCCCCGAGCTCCCGCGCCACCTGCATCGAGGTCTCCACGGACCAGGCCCCGTTGGGGTCGAGCCGCAGGGGGTGCCCGGGGAAGGCCTCCGCGAGGGCCCGTACGGCCGCGATCTCCTCGTCCGGTGGGAAGACACCGCCCTTGAGCTTGAAGGAGGTGAAGCCGTACCGCTCGGTGAACTTCCGCGCCTGCTCGACGACCCCGGCCGGGTCGA containing:
- a CDS encoding glucarate dehydratase family protein — encoded protein: MNLTITDVRLTPILVADPPLLNTQGVHQPYTPRLIVEVVTADGATGVGETYGDTKYLELARPFADKLIGRQVSDLNGLFVVADEVAVDQSRVLGQVDVGGLRGVQTADKLRLSVVSGFEVACLDALGKALGLPVHALLGGKLRDAVEYSAYLFYKWAGHPAGVRAEKDDWGAAVDPAGVVEQARKFTERYGFTSFKLKGGVFPPDEEIAAVRALAEAFPGHPLRLDPNGAWSVETSMQVARELGEVLEYLEDPALGTDAMAEVAARTGVPLATNMCVTTFSEIKEAFTRDAVQVVLSDHHYWGGLRNTQQLAAICRTFGVGVSMHSNTHLGISLAAMTHVASTVPNLHHACDSHYPWQSEDVLTERLTFEGGKVAVSDAPGLGVELDRERLAELHRRWLEDDGSLRDRDDAAAMRVAEPGWVTPSVPRW